The following DNA comes from Alienimonas californiensis.
CTGCCGAACGTGCCGGGCGTCACCCGCCGGATCGACGACGCCGCGATCGGCCGGACGGGCCGGCCGCCGGTTCGCAGTCCGCTGCGGGCGGCCCGGCGGAACGAGCCGGCGGGAGCCTTCGGCGACGGGCTGTGAGGATTCGACTGGCGGAAGCGGTTCGACCGGCGGGGACGGTTCTGCGCGGCCGATAAGTACGGAGACGCCGCCCCTTCCCCGAATCGCTGGAGTCCGCCGCCCGTGGGCATGTTCCGCGAACACGTCGCCGTCAGCGGGACCTGCGGCGCCGCACTGGCCGCGGGGATGTGGGTCGCCACCCCCATTGACGGGGTGCAGGCCGGCGTGGCCTTCACCCTGGTCGGCGTCGGCGGGGCGCTGCCGGACCTCGACAGCGACCGCGGCCGGCCGATTCAGGAACTCACGGCGCTGCTGGGCGCCGCGGTGCCCTTCGTGCTCGTCCGGCGGTTCGCGGAGGTCGCCCGCAGCTTCGACGCGATCGTCGGGCTGGGCATCCTCACCTACCTCCTCGTGCGGTACGGCGGCGGCTGGCTGCTGCGCAAGACCACGGTGCACCGGGGGATGTTTCACAGCCTGCCGGCGATGATGATCAGCGGGCTGCTGACCTATCTGGCCTACAAGAGCCCCGAGCCGGGCATCCGTCTGCTGATGGCGACCGCCGTCATGACCGGATTCGCCTCCCACCTGATGCTGGACGAATGGTGCAGCGTCGACTGGCGCGGCCTGCGGCCGCGGCTCAAAAAGTCGGCCGGCACGGCGATCAAATGGGCCGGCGATTACCCGTCCGCCACGGTCGCCTGCTACTCGCTGCTGGGCGTCTGCCTGTACGCCACGGCGATCGACAGCGATCTGATTGAGGTGAACCGCGTCGGCGTGCCGCAACGGGTGGCGGACCTGCCCCGCGAGGCCGGACCTTGGATGGCCGTCTCCCCGGAGACCGGGGAGCGGGTCATGGTTGAGGGCCAAGCCAACCGCGAATTTGGCGACGACCCCGTACGCACGGTGGAGCGCAGCGGGGCGATCGTCGTGCGGTAGCCGAGCGGGGGGCGTCTGTCCCCTGAGCGAATCCGTGTACGCCCTCAGGGGGCTGACGCCCCCCGCTCGCCTGTCGCCCCCTCGCTCGCCCTACGCCAGGCGGCGGAGGACGTCGTCCTTCAGGGCCGCGTTGACGCTGATGCCGTCGCCGCCGTCGGCCCGTTCCTCGCCGTACCAGGTGACGAACGTCCCGCCGGCTTCCTTGACGATCGGCAGCAGGGCGGCGGCGTCCCAGAGGCTCATGATCGGGTCGATCATCACCTCGGCCCGGCCGGTCGCGACCAGCATGTGGCCGTAGCAGTCCGCCCAGGTGCGGGTCAGGCGGTAGTCCTTGTTGAAACTCTCGAACGCCGGCTTCATGCCGCGGTCCTCCCACCGCCGCGGGTTGGCGGTGCAGAGCAACGCGGCGTCCGGCAAATCGACCGCGGACACCTTCGCCCGCCGCTTCGAACCGTCGTTCCGAACCCACCAGGCGCCCAGCCCCTCGGCGCCGTAGACGACTTCGTTCAGCCCCGGGAACCGCGAGACGCCCAGCACGCAGCGGCCGTCCCGTTCCAGCCCGATCAGCGTCCCGAACAGCGGCACGCCGCGGACGAACGGCTTGGTGCCGTCGATCGGGTCCAGCACCCAGCGGTAGCTGTTCGATCCGGGCACCTCCTCGAACTCCTCGCCGAGGATGCCGTCGTCCGGAAACTTCGCGGCGATGGCGTCGCGGATGCGTTCCTCAGCGCCTTTGTCGGCGACGGTGACGGGGCTGTCGTCGCCTTTGCGGATGACTTCGAGGTCCGGGTTCTGGAAGTGCTCCAGAATAAACGGCTGCACATCGAGCGCAGCCTGGTTGGCGAAATCGAGGCGTTCTTGCAGATCGGACATGCGGGCAAGCTACGCTAAGCCCGGCCCCGTTTCACGCGGCTCCATTCGCTGGCGGCCGTCACTGATTCAGGCAGGGTGGCGACGACTTCGTCCGGTCCCTCGACATCCCACATCAGGATGCAGCACCCGCACCCCTGCTGCTCCGAGACGTAGGTGAGCCGGGAGCGGTTTTCGCGGAGCCATTTCTCGGCGGTGCGGACTTCGTCGGGCTCGTCCGTGGCGGCGAGGATCGTCGCCCGCCGGCTCATCGGTTTGCAGGCAACCGTGTTGCGGCGATATGCGGGCGGGCGGGGTCGCCGCCGATCAGCACGAAATCGCATCCGCAGGCTGAACGCCGGTGGGAAGTCGTCCGGGCTCCCTGGCTCCCGGCGACGAGGTGCACGACCGCGGCGGAGGAGCACCGGCGGCCGCCGCAGGACGGGCAGACGACGCGGCGGGCGGAGGCGCGATGCAGGAGCAGGCCGGCGACCGGCACGGCCAGCAGCCAAACCTCGACGCCCGGCATCACTCGTTCTCCAGCCGGTACAGCATCTCCCCCGCCTTACGGACCAGCAAGACGCCCTCGTCCTCCCGGTCGGCGTAGTCCTCGACGTTGATCGTCGCCGGGTCGCGGTAGCCGAGATTCAGAACCGCGCACTCCTCCGGCGGGATCTGCGAGGCGAGCGTCACCTTGACCCGGGGCTGCTCCACGCCGTCCTCGAACGTGCCCCCGCCGCGGACGTGGGTGCTGTGGGCCAATGTGCCCCAGGGTTCGTGCTTGAACTTGTCCCACTGCTTCAGGAAGTAGTCCCGCACGTGGTAGCCGACGCGGCGAATCGCCTCGCCGTGGGTCTCGCTCACCTCGGACAGGTGCGGGGCGTAGATGATCAGTTCCCCCCCGTCGGCAACGACCGGCTCCATCTTGTACATGCACTTTCCGGCGACCCACAGCTCGTCGTACATCGGCGGGGCGCAGCTCAGCACCGTGTGAAACGGCTTCGGTTTGCGGGTGATGTGCACCCGCTCCGACATCTGCGACGCCTCCCGCCACGCCGACTCCGGCGTGCCGTAGTACAGGCCGTACAGGTCCGCTTTCGGATCGACGACGAACGTCAGTGCCCGCCGTTCGACCGGGATCAGCTTTGCCGCGGAGTCCACCACCCGGCGGACGGGGGTGTCCGGCACGCCAATGATCCCGGCGTTCGTAACGATCGCCCCGAGCCAGTGAAAGTAGTTCAGCAGTTCCGGGCCGCTGATGCCGGGGAAGAAGTACTTGTTCCCCCCGCTGAAGCCCACGACCTCGTGCGGGAAGACCGGGCCGAGGACCAGCAGCAGGTCGTAGTCCGTCACCCGGGCGTTGATCGTCACCGGAACGCTCTCCGGCAGGGTGCCCTGGGAGAGTTCGGCCGCCTCGGGGCAGGGCAGATCGCCCAGCCCCATGAGGGCGTCCGGGTTGTCCCACTCGTGGTTGAGCAGGGCGACGCCGGGGAAGCGGTCCTCGCGGGTGGCCGGGTCGATGCCGAGCAGCTTTTCGATGCGGGCCTGCGGCATCGGCGGGTGCGTGCCGAGGGCGACCATCACGTCCAGCCCCTTCGCCCCGGCGTCCTTCAGCCGGTCGTGCACCGCGGGGAACAGGAGCGGCAGCGGGGCGGTGCGGGTGTGATCGGGGA
Coding sequences within:
- a CDS encoding lactate racemase domain-containing protein, with translation MTDFAPPAPPPTLPTASVAGRVADLIPAADVAGKRVLLIVPDHTRTAPLPLLFPAVHDRLKDAGAKGLDVMVALGTHPPMPQARIEKLLGIDPATREDRFPGVALLNHEWDNPDALMGLGDLPCPEAAELSQGTLPESVPVTINARVTDYDLLLVLGPVFPHEVVGFSGGNKYFFPGISGPELLNYFHWLGAIVTNAGIIGVPDTPVRRVVDSAAKLIPVERRALTFVVDPKADLYGLYYGTPESAWREASQMSERVHITRKPKPFHTVLSCAPPMYDELWVAGKCMYKMEPVVADGGELIIYAPHLSEVSETHGEAIRRVGYHVRDYFLKQWDKFKHEPWGTLAHSTHVRGGGTFEDGVEQPRVKVTLASQIPPEECAVLNLGYRDPATINVEDYADREDEGVLLVRKAGEMLYRLENE
- a CDS encoding metal-dependent hydrolase translates to MFREHVAVSGTCGAALAAGMWVATPIDGVQAGVAFTLVGVGGALPDLDSDRGRPIQELTALLGAAVPFVLVRRFAEVARSFDAIVGLGILTYLLVRYGGGWLLRKTTVHRGMFHSLPAMMISGLLTYLAYKSPEPGIRLLMATAVMTGFASHLMLDEWCSVDWRGLRPRLKKSAGTAIKWAGDYPSATVACYSLLGVCLYATAIDSDLIEVNRVGVPQRVADLPREAGPWMAVSPETGERVMVEGQANREFGDDPVRTVERSGAIVVR
- a CDS encoding inositol monophosphatase family protein codes for the protein MSDLQERLDFANQAALDVQPFILEHFQNPDLEVIRKGDDSPVTVADKGAEERIRDAIAAKFPDDGILGEEFEEVPGSNSYRWVLDPIDGTKPFVRGVPLFGTLIGLERDGRCVLGVSRFPGLNEVVYGAEGLGAWWVRNDGSKRRAKVSAVDLPDAALLCTANPRRWEDRGMKPAFESFNKDYRLTRTWADCYGHMLVATGRAEVMIDPIMSLWDAAALLPIVKEAGGTFVTWYGEERADGGDGISVNAALKDDVLRRLA